The Vibrio pomeroyi genome window below encodes:
- the crr gene encoding PTS glucose transporter subunit IIA: protein MGLFDKLKKLVSDDSADAGAIEIIAPLSGEIVNIEDVPDVVFAEKIVGDGIAIKPAGDKMVAPVNGTIGKIFETNHAFSIESDDGVELFVHFGIDTVELKGEGFTRVAEEGQSVKAGDTIITFDLALLEEKAKSTLTPVVISNMDEIKELNKLSGSVTVGETPVLKVTK from the coding sequence ATGGGTCTGTTTGACAAACTGAAAAAGCTTGTATCTGATGACAGCGCTGATGCTGGTGCAATCGAAATCATCGCACCTCTTTCTGGTGAAATCGTAAACATCGAAGATGTGCCAGATGTAGTTTTCGCTGAAAAAATCGTTGGTGACGGCATCGCGATCAAACCAGCTGGCGACAAAATGGTAGCTCCAGTTAACGGTACTATCGGTAAGATCTTCGAAACTAACCACGCATTCTCTATCGAGTCTGACGACGGTGTTGAGCTTTTCGTTCACTTCGGTATCGATACTGTTGAACTTAAAGGCGAAGGCTTCACTCGTGTAGCTGAAGAAGGTCAATCTGTTAAAGCTGGTGACACTATCATCACTTTCGACCTAGCGCTTCTAGAAGAGAAAGCAAAATCTACGCTTACTCCAGTTGTTATCTCTAACATGGACGAAATCAAAGAGCTGAACAAGCTTTCTGGTTCTGTAACTGTTGGCGAAACTCCAGTTCTTAAAGTAACTAAGTAA
- a CDS encoding flagellin — MAVNVNTNVSAMTAQRYLNNANSAQQTSMERLASGSKINSAKDDAAGLQISNRLNVQSRGLDVAVRNANDGISIAQTAEGAMNETTNILQRMRDLSLQSSNGSNSKSERVAIQEEVTALNDELNRIAETTSFGGNKLLNGTHGTKSFQIGADNGEAVMLQLKDMRSDNAQMGGKSYQTENAKDKDWNVQAGSNDLKLSFTDNFGQAQEIDISAKAGDDIEELATYINGQQDSVKASVTEDGKLQMFTGNNKVSGDVSFSGGLAGELGIQAAKDVTVDTIDVTSVGGAQESVAVIDAALKYVDSHRAELGAFQNRFDHAISNLDNINENVNASKSRIKDTDFAKETTQMTKSQILSQASSSILAQAKQAPNSALSLLG, encoded by the coding sequence ATGGCAGTGAATGTAAATACAAACGTATCAGCGATGACAGCGCAACGTTACCTAAACAACGCAAACAGCGCACAACAAACATCAATGGAGCGTCTAGCTTCAGGTTCTAAAATCAACAGCGCAAAAGATGACGCTGCAGGCCTACAAATCTCGAACCGTTTGAACGTTCAGAGTCGTGGTCTTGATGTTGCTGTACGTAACGCGAACGATGGTATCTCTATTGCACAAACTGCTGAAGGTGCAATGAACGAGACAACGAACATCCTGCAACGTATGCGTGATTTGTCTCTGCAATCTTCAAACGGCTCAAACTCAAAATCTGAGCGTGTAGCGATTCAAGAAGAAGTAACAGCACTGAACGACGAGCTAAACCGTATCGCGGAGACGACGTCTTTCGGTGGTAACAAGCTGCTTAACGGTACTCACGGTACTAAGTCATTCCAAATCGGTGCAGACAACGGTGAAGCGGTAATGCTTCAACTGAAAGATATGCGCTCTGATAACGCTCAGATGGGTGGTAAGAGCTACCAAACTGAGAACGCGAAAGACAAAGACTGGAACGTTCAAGCGGGTTCTAACGACCTGAAATTGTCGTTCACTGATAACTTTGGTCAAGCACAAGAAATCGACATCAGCGCAAAAGCGGGTGACGACATCGAAGAGCTAGCGACTTACATCAACGGTCAACAAGATTCTGTTAAAGCGTCAGTTACTGAAGACGGCAAGCTACAAATGTTCACAGGCAACAACAAAGTGAGCGGCGATGTGTCTTTCTCTGGCGGCCTTGCTGGTGAGTTAGGTATTCAAGCAGCTAAAGATGTAACGGTTGATACTATCGACGTAACATCTGTTGGCGGCGCACAAGAGTCTGTAGCAGTCATCGATGCGGCACTTAAGTATGTAGACAGCCACCGTGCTGAGCTAGGTGCTTTCCAAAACCGTTTCGACCACGCAATCAGCAACTTAGACAACATTAACGAGAACGTTAACGCATCTAAGAGCCGTATTAAAGATACCGACTTCGCGAAAGAAACGACTCAGATGACTAAGTCTCAGATCCTTTCTCAAGCTTCAAGCTCGATTCTTGCTCAAGCGAAGCAAGCTCCGAACTCGGCACTTAGCCTACTAGGTTAA
- a CDS encoding flagellin, whose amino-acid sequence MAITVNTNVSALVAQRNLSNANNMLNQSLERLASGSRINSAKDDAAGLQISNRLEAQMSGIDVAVRNANDGISIMQTAEGAMNETTNIMQRMRDLSLQASNGSNSQSERAAIQEEITALNDELNRIAETTSFGGKKLLNGSFGSTSFQIGGSSGEAVQIGLKNMRTDDINMGGFSYVANGMANDSWEVKPNQNDMTMSFTDRFGQPQEITINAKAGDDIEELATYINGQTDLVSASVNDDGQLQIYMSGEDTAGTISFSGSLASELSMSAGYYESVDDINVTDVGGAQRAVSILDTAMKYVDSHRSELGAMQNRFDHAINNLENVHENLATSNSRIKDTDYAKETTQMLKQQILQQVSTTILAQAKQAPNLALTLLG is encoded by the coding sequence ATGGCTATAACTGTTAATACAAATGTCTCAGCGCTGGTGGCTCAGAGAAACCTCTCTAATGCTAACAACATGCTGAACCAATCTTTGGAGCGCTTAGCTTCAGGGAGTCGTATTAACAGCGCTAAAGACGACGCTGCAGGCCTACAAATCTCGAATCGACTTGAAGCGCAGATGAGTGGTATTGATGTCGCAGTTCGAAATGCGAATGATGGCATCTCTATTATGCAGACCGCAGAAGGCGCGATGAACGAAACTACCAATATCATGCAACGCATGCGTGACTTGTCTCTACAAGCGAGCAACGGTTCAAATAGTCAGTCCGAAAGAGCGGCGATTCAAGAAGAAATTACTGCCTTAAACGATGAGCTGAATCGTATCGCAGAGACCACTTCATTTGGTGGTAAAAAGCTGCTTAACGGTAGTTTTGGTAGTACCTCATTTCAGATAGGTGGCAGTTCTGGTGAAGCGGTTCAAATCGGCCTCAAAAACATGCGTACCGATGACATCAACATGGGCGGTTTTAGTTATGTCGCGAACGGCATGGCCAATGACTCGTGGGAAGTAAAACCCAACCAGAATGATATGACGATGTCGTTTACCGATCGTTTTGGTCAGCCTCAAGAGATCACCATTAATGCGAAAGCGGGTGACGACATTGAAGAGTTGGCGACCTACATTAATGGTCAAACGGATCTGGTTTCGGCTTCGGTTAATGATGATGGGCAACTTCAGATCTACATGTCTGGTGAAGATACCGCAGGCACGATTTCTTTTTCAGGTTCGTTAGCCAGTGAGCTTTCGATGTCAGCGGGTTATTACGAATCTGTCGATGACATCAATGTGACCGATGTGGGTGGCGCGCAGCGTGCTGTTTCTATTTTAGACACAGCCATGAAGTATGTGGACAGTCATCGTTCTGAATTAGGCGCAATGCAAAACCGCTTTGATCATGCGATTAATAATCTCGAAAATGTTCATGAGAACTTGGCGACATCAAATAGCAGAATCAAAGATACCGATTACGCCAAAGAAACTACTCAAATGCTTAAGCAACAAATTTTGCAGCAGGTGAGCACCACCATACTGGCTCAAGCAAAGCAGGCGCCGAACCTTGCCTTAACCTTATTAGGCTAG
- a CDS encoding Dyp-type peroxidase, producing MLNVSNEQPNVQSAILPEAGPFALYVQLKVNANTANVLAEIQKLPTLIDELNQTQPDANLTASVAFSKAFWDKFEQAAPSDLIDFPALGEGDVTAPSTLSDVLIHCHSNRHDLHFFILRKLLSEVAADVEVVDETYGYRFLDSRDMTDFVDGTENPKDAQRAEVAIVPEGEFAGGSYVMVQRFVHNLPAWNRLNVSAQEKVVGRTKPDSIELDDVPAASHVGRVDIKEEGKGLKIVRHSLPYGTATGDHGLLFIAYCNVRHNFDAMLESMYGVTDGKTDQLLRFTKAVTGAYYFAPSTEMLSALTIK from the coding sequence ATGCTTAATGTTTCAAATGAGCAGCCTAACGTTCAAAGTGCTATTTTGCCTGAAGCTGGGCCTTTCGCTCTTTACGTTCAACTTAAAGTGAACGCTAACACTGCTAATGTACTAGCAGAAATTCAAAAGCTTCCGACTCTAATCGACGAGCTAAACCAAACTCAACCTGATGCAAACCTAACGGCGTCGGTTGCGTTCTCAAAAGCTTTTTGGGATAAGTTCGAGCAAGCAGCTCCCTCTGATCTAATTGATTTCCCTGCGCTTGGTGAAGGTGATGTTACAGCACCGAGCACACTGTCTGATGTTTTGATTCACTGTCACTCAAACCGACATGATCTGCATTTCTTCATCCTACGTAAATTGCTATCTGAAGTAGCAGCAGACGTGGAAGTTGTGGATGAAACTTACGGTTACCGCTTCCTAGACTCACGTGACATGACTGATTTCGTTGATGGCACTGAAAACCCGAAAGATGCACAGCGCGCTGAAGTGGCGATTGTTCCTGAAGGTGAATTCGCAGGTGGTAGCTACGTGATGGTTCAACGCTTTGTGCATAACCTACCTGCTTGGAACCGATTAAACGTATCGGCGCAAGAGAAAGTGGTTGGCCGTACTAAGCCAGATTCTATCGAGCTAGATGATGTTCCAGCGGCGTCTCACGTTGGCCGTGTGGATATCAAAGAAGAAGGCAAGGGCCTTAAAATCGTTCGTCACAGCCTGCCTTACGGCACAGCAACGGGCGATCACGGCTTACTGTTCATTGCTTACTGTAACGTTCGTCATAACTTTGATGCGATGTTAGAGAGCATGTACGGCGTAACCGATGGCAAAACAGACCAACTGCTTCGCTTTACTAAAGCCGTTACTGGCGCTTACTATTTTGCTCCTTCAACTGAGATGTTGAGTGCATTAACGATTAAGTAA
- a CDS encoding DUF2919 domain-containing protein codes for MRYSIEQYDKHGFLKAPILLWLGWLFLAKALVVFIVAGASRESGTDILEIIYPDHQMFYVGIALSVPSLLLMWLFGLRSPDRKRLNKVVSWGRGVTIMAILAQSSHTIYLIYLDNGWFRWSNGITLLLLLWLALYLTNSHAARDCFKVVELED; via the coding sequence GTGCGGTACTCCATAGAACAATACGACAAGCACGGCTTTTTGAAAGCCCCAATCTTGCTCTGGTTAGGTTGGCTGTTTCTTGCGAAAGCCTTGGTCGTTTTCATTGTTGCAGGCGCAAGCCGAGAATCGGGAACCGATATCCTTGAGATAATCTACCCAGACCATCAGATGTTTTATGTTGGAATTGCATTGAGTGTTCCTAGTTTGCTACTGATGTGGTTATTTGGGCTAAGATCTCCAGATAGAAAACGCCTTAACAAAGTCGTTTCATGGGGACGCGGGGTGACCATTATGGCTATCTTGGCACAGAGCTCCCATACGATTTATTTAATCTATTTGGATAACGGATGGTTTCGTTGGTCAAATGGCATCACCCTATTGTTGCTGCTGTGGTTAGCGCTTTATCTAACTAATAGCCATGCTGCAAGGGATTGCTTTAAAGTGGTTGAGCTCGAAGACTGA
- a CDS encoding DUF2956 domain-containing protein, whose amino-acid sequence MKKKTNTPSVESQQEALKIAKATQKPAQTKEQTKLIAQGIEKGIALYKKQQKERSRQADKAKKRVQKEKQTQQANQNQEDTVEISVDTSSNHANKLPWLLLIASWVGFAIYLMQ is encoded by the coding sequence ATGAAAAAGAAAACTAATACGCCGTCTGTTGAATCTCAACAAGAAGCACTGAAGATAGCCAAAGCGACTCAAAAGCCAGCTCAAACCAAAGAACAAACTAAACTGATTGCGCAGGGTATCGAGAAAGGCATCGCACTGTATAAGAAACAGCAAAAAGAACGCAGCCGCCAAGCCGATAAAGCGAAGAAGCGCGTACAGAAAGAGAAGCAGACTCAACAAGCTAACCAAAACCAAGAAGACACGGTTGAAATAAGTGTTGATACATCATCAAATCACGCCAATAAACTGCCGTGGTTACTACTGATTGCAAGCTGGGTAGGCTTCGCGATTTATTTGATGCAATAG
- a CDS encoding DUF4156 domain-containing protein has translation MKKELAALAMSSMLLGCTTPTSTPHSKADKVQMDYHGLINIEQCEYKGEVTGSEGHWYSYLFFPNDTLIQGAVNELKSNAIELGADTVIFTLPQDFSTSVTMLGTAYLCE, from the coding sequence ATGAAAAAGGAATTAGCCGCTTTGGCTATGAGTAGCATGTTACTCGGGTGTACCACACCCACATCAACGCCTCATAGTAAAGCGGACAAGGTACAAATGGATTACCATGGCCTGATTAACATCGAGCAGTGTGAGTATAAAGGGGAAGTCACTGGTAGCGAAGGCCACTGGTACAGCTACTTGTTCTTTCCCAATGACACCCTGATTCAAGGTGCGGTGAATGAACTTAAGTCGAATGCCATTGAGCTAGGCGCAGACACCGTTATCTTTACCCTACCTCAAGATTTCAGCACTTCCGTGACTATGCTCGGTACAGCCTACCTGTGTGAGTAA
- a CDS encoding helix-turn-helix domain-containing protein: MELSPVFARRLYLALLVESLDRPNVPKLIEKTGWPRRTIQDVLKALPGIGIELMFVQDGRRHNDGYYQLSDWGPFDSQWVLERKGDIATSLGFSA; the protein is encoded by the coding sequence ATGGAGTTGAGTCCTGTTTTTGCAAGGCGGCTATATTTAGCATTGTTAGTCGAAAGCCTTGATAGGCCAAATGTGCCTAAACTCATCGAAAAAACGGGTTGGCCTCGTCGTACTATTCAAGATGTACTCAAGGCGTTACCGGGGATCGGTATCGAACTTATGTTTGTTCAAGATGGGCGACGTCATAATGATGGTTATTACCAGTTATCCGACTGGGGACCATTTGACAGTCAGTGGGTTCTAGAACGTAAAGGCGATATAGCAACAAGCCTTGGATTTAGTGCATAA
- a CDS encoding ArsC family reductase, with translation MTITMFGIPNCDTIKKAKKWLEAEGIEFEFHDYRKQGITEELVTSFCSELGWELVLNKRGTTYRQLSQEQKDTLTEEKAVALLVEQPAMIKRPILKVDGKLHIGFKADQYAAIFA, from the coding sequence ATGACTATCACTATGTTTGGTATCCCAAATTGCGACACCATCAAAAAAGCAAAGAAATGGCTCGAAGCTGAAGGTATCGAGTTCGAATTTCACGATTATCGCAAACAAGGCATCACAGAAGAGTTAGTAACAAGCTTCTGTTCAGAGCTTGGTTGGGAGCTTGTGCTAAACAAACGTGGTACGACTTATCGCCAACTTTCTCAAGAGCAAAAAGACACATTAACGGAAGAAAAAGCCGTCGCTCTGCTTGTTGAACAACCAGCAATGATTAAGCGTCCTATCTTGAAAGTCGATGGCAAGCTTCATATTGGCTTCAAAGCAGACCAATACGCTGCTATTTTTGCGTAA
- the dapE gene encoding succinyl-diaminopimelate desuccinylase — MTDSPTLALAKDLISRQSVTPEDAGCQELMINRLKALGFEIEVMVFEDTTNFWARRGTEAPLFAFAGHTDVVPAGPIEQWNTKPFEPTIVDGFLHGRGAADMKGSLASMIVAVEQFIAEHPDHTGSIGFLITSDEEGPFINGTVRVVETLMARGENIDMCIVGEPSSTEFVGDVVKNGRRGSITGDLTIKGTQGHVAYPHLANNPVHSSLLAINELATTEWDKGNDYFPPTSFQIPNVSAGTGASNVIPGEFNVQFNLRFSTELSNDIIVERITTTLDKYDFEYDLKWTFNGDPFLTDAGSLLDAIVDAVGHVNDVKPALLTTGGTSDGRFIARMGGQVVELGPVNATIHKVNECVKVADLEKLTDMYERTLVNLFAK; from the coding sequence ATGACAGATAGCCCAACTTTGGCTCTGGCAAAAGACCTCATTAGCCGTCAATCGGTAACCCCTGAAGACGCGGGCTGCCAAGAACTGATGATTAATCGCTTAAAAGCACTCGGTTTTGAAATCGAAGTAATGGTATTTGAAGATACTACCAACTTTTGGGCTCGTCGTGGTACCGAAGCACCTCTGTTTGCCTTTGCAGGCCACACTGATGTTGTTCCTGCAGGCCCGATTGAGCAGTGGAACACTAAACCATTCGAACCGACTATCGTAGACGGTTTCCTACATGGCCGCGGCGCAGCAGACATGAAAGGCTCTCTGGCTTCAATGATTGTTGCGGTAGAACAGTTCATTGCGGAGCATCCAGACCACACAGGTTCAATCGGTTTCCTCATCACATCGGATGAAGAAGGCCCATTCATCAACGGTACCGTACGTGTTGTTGAAACACTGATGGCACGCGGTGAGAACATCGACATGTGTATTGTTGGTGAACCATCAAGTACTGAGTTTGTGGGTGACGTTGTAAAGAACGGCCGTCGTGGCTCTATAACAGGCGATCTAACGATTAAGGGTACACAAGGTCATGTTGCCTACCCTCACCTAGCAAACAACCCAGTACACAGCTCTCTGCTTGCTATTAATGAGCTTGCAACAACTGAGTGGGACAAAGGTAATGATTACTTCCCACCAACCAGTTTCCAGATTCCAAATGTGAGTGCGGGTACTGGCGCTTCAAACGTGATTCCTGGTGAGTTTAATGTTCAGTTTAACCTGCGTTTTAGTACCGAACTAAGCAACGACATCATCGTTGAGCGCATCACAACGACACTCGACAAGTATGATTTCGAATACGACCTTAAGTGGACATTCAATGGCGACCCGTTCTTAACAGACGCAGGTTCACTGCTTGATGCTATTGTTGATGCTGTGGGTCACGTCAATGATGTTAAACCTGCACTACTAACGACTGGTGGTACGTCTGATGGTCGCTTTATTGCGCGTATGGGCGGACAAGTGGTTGAGCTAGGGCCTGTGAATGCAACGATTCACAAGGTTAACGAATGCGTGAAAGTAGCTGATTTAGAAAAGCTAACTGACATGTACGAAAGAACATTAGTGAACCTGTTCGCTAAATAG
- a CDS encoding M15 family metallopeptidase codes for MTPEQLTGQSDSHLEPSLIGTKTFLVHSEVKNDLHNLIEAAQLAGFKMEIASGFRDYERQSLIWNRKFSGEAPILDSESQPLDPSTLTEQQKLSAILRWSALPGASRHHWGCDFDVFARNHLPEGIQLQLEPWEYLTGHQQAFYEWLSAHAAQFGFFFPYSQDLGGVAIEPWHISHRRVSESCLSQLSPTLLGKQLQSKPILGYEIIMEQLDEIYARFVANISH; via the coding sequence ATGACCCCAGAGCAGCTTACCGGGCAATCAGATTCTCATCTAGAGCCTAGCCTGATCGGCACCAAGACCTTCTTGGTCCACAGTGAGGTTAAAAATGACCTGCACAATTTGATTGAAGCTGCTCAGCTCGCTGGTTTTAAAATGGAGATTGCCAGTGGCTTTCGCGACTATGAAAGGCAATCTCTGATTTGGAACCGTAAGTTTTCTGGCGAAGCTCCGATATTAGATTCAGAAAGCCAACCTCTTGATCCATCAACACTGACTGAACAGCAAAAGCTATCGGCTATCCTGAGATGGTCTGCGCTTCCCGGTGCGAGTCGTCACCATTGGGGTTGTGACTTCGATGTCTTTGCTCGCAACCACTTACCTGAAGGCATACAGCTGCAATTAGAACCATGGGAATACCTAACTGGCCACCAGCAAGCGTTTTACGAGTGGCTATCGGCTCATGCTGCGCAATTTGGGTTCTTCTTTCCTTACAGCCAAGATTTGGGTGGTGTGGCGATAGAACCTTGGCATATTAGCCATCGTAGAGTTTCGGAGTCGTGTTTATCACAGTTATCTCCCACTTTACTTGGCAAGCAACTCCAATCTAAGCCAATATTAGGGTATGAGATTATTATGGAGCAGCTAGACGAGATCTATGCGCGCTTCGTAGCGAACATCAGCCATTAG
- a CDS encoding DUF2897 family protein, which yields MLEWLTNPWVIIIIVVSVVVGNIAALKQTANMDLTGRGKTERDLDKLNRLDKQNQEKAQKEESKDSKDV from the coding sequence ATGTTGGAGTGGCTTACAAACCCTTGGGTTATCATCATCATCGTGGTTAGCGTTGTGGTGGGTAACATCGCAGCTCTCAAACAGACCGCCAATATGGATCTGACTGGTCGTGGTAAAACAGAGCGAGACTTAGATAAGCTCAATCGCTTGGATAAGCAGAATCAAGAGAAAGCTCAAAAAGAAGAGTCCAAAGACAGCAAAGACGTTTAG
- the bamC gene encoding outer membrane protein assembly factor BamC has protein sequence MKYSHQLVIGSLAVFVLTACSGSPTQRRQAKDDFEYLETPEFSQWQLPEDAQPQFYPNFDIPSGEFSGGTGREVDIRPPQQVLELIPGARAERQNGEVTLWLLRAEEADRVWQTAVDMLTQRGIGIREQSDNEIETDWVTWVSEDEDVEIGSRYSISRFQANNRHGFKINLIDWREGSEVKPVTATNKERYNAFLTNLVMAKYDENLRAEAALKAQELVKRIPISIGADRSGFPVIIARTPYNVFWQRLPSLLPAMGFELEERNQSQGTVKAKYAAPDDEFWEEIGLQPIDLAPGTYNFLFGDLGNRTSINVTDASGKPVEEELLKSMVPVLAHIADQTKDDKEAKAE, from the coding sequence ATGAAGTATTCTCACCAGCTAGTGATTGGGTCACTGGCTGTTTTCGTTCTTACAGCATGTTCTGGTAGCCCGACTCAACGTCGCCAAGCCAAAGATGATTTCGAATACTTAGAAACACCTGAGTTTTCACAATGGCAGTTGCCTGAAGATGCTCAGCCTCAGTTCTACCCAAATTTTGATATCCCAAGCGGTGAATTCAGTGGTGGTACAGGTCGTGAAGTGGATATTCGTCCACCACAACAAGTGCTTGAGCTGATCCCAGGGGCTCGTGCTGAGCGTCAAAATGGTGAAGTAACACTATGGCTTCTTCGCGCTGAAGAGGCAGACCGTGTATGGCAAACCGCTGTAGACATGCTAACTCAGCGTGGCATTGGCATTCGTGAGCAATCAGATAATGAGATTGAGACTGATTGGGTAACTTGGGTTTCTGAAGATGAAGATGTAGAGATTGGCAGCCGCTACTCTATCTCTCGCTTCCAAGCAAACAATCGCCACGGCTTCAAGATTAACCTAATTGATTGGCGTGAAGGCTCTGAAGTTAAGCCTGTAACGGCTACCAACAAAGAGCGTTACAACGCGTTCCTAACTAACTTAGTCATGGCTAAGTACGATGAAAACCTTCGTGCTGAAGCGGCGCTGAAAGCGCAAGAGTTGGTGAAGCGTATTCCAATTTCAATTGGTGCTGACCGTAGTGGTTTCCCTGTGATTATTGCTCGTACACCATACAATGTATTCTGGCAGCGTCTGCCAAGCTTGTTGCCTGCTATGGGCTTTGAGCTTGAAGAGCGCAACCAGTCTCAAGGTACAGTGAAAGCTAAGTACGCCGCGCCAGATGATGAGTTCTGGGAAGAAATTGGCCTACAGCCTATCGACTTAGCTCCAGGCACTTACAACTTCCTATTTGGTGACCTTGGCAACCGCACGTCGATCAACGTAACGGATGCATCAGGTAAGCCAGTAGAAGAAGAGCTGCTTAAATCAATGGTTCCGGTACTCGCGCATATAGCTGACCAAACCAAAGATGACAAAGAAGCGAAAGCTGAGTAG
- the dapA gene encoding 4-hydroxy-tetrahydrodipicolinate synthase, with product MFSGSIVALVTPFNADGEVDFDSLKKLVDHHVAAGSDGLVAVGTTGESSTLTIEEHVKVVNKIVEFADGRIPVIAGTGANATHESVLFSRLLNGSGIAGCLSVTPYYNKPTQEGLYQHYKAIAEVSDVPQILYNVPGRTAVDLLPETVARLAEIENIVALKDATGDLDRIAIHRELCGEDFILLSGDDLTGLEFVKRGGDGVISVTNNVAAADMATMFKLAKEGKFEEAEAINERLMPLHKNLFVESNPIPVKWAVHKMGLIAEGGLRLPLTELSEPAQPVVAQAMTEACIY from the coding sequence ATGTTTTCAGGAAGTATCGTTGCGCTAGTTACGCCATTTAACGCAGATGGCGAAGTGGATTTCGACAGCCTTAAAAAGTTGGTTGATCACCATGTTGCTGCAGGTAGTGATGGTCTGGTTGCGGTTGGCACAACAGGTGAGTCTTCAACACTCACAATTGAAGAGCATGTCAAAGTCGTCAATAAGATCGTTGAATTTGCTGATGGTCGTATTCCTGTTATCGCTGGTACGGGTGCAAACGCAACTCACGAGTCAGTGCTATTCAGCCGTTTACTAAATGGTTCTGGTATTGCTGGTTGCCTGAGCGTAACGCCTTACTACAATAAACCGACTCAAGAAGGTTTGTACCAACACTACAAAGCGATTGCTGAAGTAAGTGACGTTCCTCAAATCCTATACAATGTACCGGGTCGTACTGCTGTAGACTTGTTACCAGAGACGGTTGCTCGCCTTGCTGAGATCGAAAACATCGTTGCACTTAAAGATGCGACGGGTGATCTCGACAGAATTGCAATTCACCGTGAACTTTGTGGCGAAGACTTTATCTTACTAAGTGGTGATGACTTAACAGGTCTAGAATTTGTTAAGCGTGGTGGCGATGGCGTGATCTCTGTAACTAACAACGTTGCAGCCGCTGATATGGCAACCATGTTCAAACTAGCGAAAGAAGGTAAGTTTGAAGAAGCAGAAGCGATCAATGAGCGTTTGATGCCTCTACATAAGAATTTGTTCGTTGAGTCTAACCCTATTCCCGTAAAATGGGCGGTTCATAAAATGGGTCTGATTGCTGAAGGTGGCTTACGTCTACCGCTGACTGAACTGTCAGAACCAGCTCAACCTGTTGTTGCTCAAGCAATGACTGAAGCGTGCATTTACTAA
- a CDS encoding glycine cleavage system protein R produces the protein MTQHLVITAVGTDRPGVCNQVVHLVTQSGCNIIDSRIALFGEEFTLIMLLSGKANNITRVETTLPLLGQEHDLITIMKRTSPHDVIENSYTLEVFVESDDKLGLTEQFTQFFADRNIGLDSLSAQTINKSKVQLDNDQFHISITASVQSECNLMQLQEEFNSLCQSLSVQGSLNFIKNSL, from the coding sequence ATGACTCAACATCTAGTAATCACAGCTGTGGGCACTGATCGCCCAGGTGTATGCAACCAAGTGGTTCATTTAGTCACCCAATCAGGCTGTAACATTATTGATAGCCGTATCGCTCTGTTTGGCGAAGAATTTACGCTTATCATGCTACTGTCTGGAAAGGCAAATAACATTACCCGCGTTGAAACCACCCTGCCCTTGCTTGGTCAAGAGCACGACTTGATTACGATTATGAAGCGAACCTCGCCTCATGATGTTATTGAGAACTCCTACACGCTAGAAGTTTTCGTTGAGTCAGACGACAAACTCGGCCTAACCGAGCAGTTCACTCAGTTCTTCGCAGACCGAAACATCGGCCTCGATTCGCTTAGCGCGCAAACCATCAATAAGTCCAAGGTTCAGCTCGATAACGACCAATTCCATATCTCTATTACCGCTTCTGTGCAATCAGAATGTAATTTGATGCAGCTACAAGAAGAATTCAATTCGCTGTGTCAGAGCCTATCAGTCCAAGGCTCGCTCAACTTTATCAAAAACAGTCTTTAA